Proteins encoded in a region of the Xylocopa sonorina isolate GNS202 chromosome 1, iyXylSono1_principal, whole genome shotgun sequence genome:
- the LOC143427843 gene encoding uncharacterized protein LOC143427843 isoform X3, with protein MEEKETETDQSIAATLAESIGFQRIDIVLDHPQKVYYSGHQISGSVHLNLNEPANALGIRLKCKGEAQVYFTDRSAGIRRKFSAFENYLHVETYLVGGKYTRAGSDCYMNAGCWINGFSSRVDGKEKSMITDGVYPFSLTLPENLPCSFEGRYGRVRYSIRALLDVTTIYRFSTNIIPFTVAPILDLNRDPLAPVVSYHSTEKTRKHKEIVVEVEQPVNKESDTYDVPFDVPAVPPTGMIHCNIIDVLYTLKVEACIDVNEWYYRMFQKNLKLRTNIVVGTVPLQNYETPQKTVDVTESFSFHPPCTTATEEYADDALSLKNSTREETAKPCLSLPLYEKSQIYRSSKPDKDDPTGDEGDSDGEVKPYSPMYRVYTFKSSPMKTH; from the exons CATTGGCTTTCAACGCATCGATATCGTGCTCGATCATCCTCAGAAGGTCTATTACAGTGGACATCAGATCTCAGGGAGCGTTCACTTAAACCTGAACGAACCAGCGAATGCTTTGG GAATTAGACTTAAATGCAAAGGGGAAGCCCAGGTGTACTTCACCGATCGATCGGCCGGCATCCGACGTAAGTTTTCGGCGTTTGAGAATTATCTTCACGTGGAAACGTATCTGGTGGGCGGTAAGTATACACGAGCCGGTAGTGATTGTTACATGAACGCCGGATGTTGGATTAACGGATTCTCGTCACGAGTAGATGGTAAAGAAAAGTCTATGATAACCGACGGCGTCTACCCGTTCAGCTTAACACTTCCAGAGAACTTGCCGTGCAGCTTCGAAGGCCGATATGGACGGGTACGGTACTCGATTAGGGCATTGTTGGACGTAACGACCATTTATCGGTTTTCCACCAATATTATTCCATTCACGGTGGCTCCCATTCTTGACCTTAATCGAGATCCTCTCGCCCCC GTGGTGTCTTATCACTCGACGGAAAAGACGCGTAAGCACAAAGAAATCGTAGTAGAAGTAGAACAGCCCGTTAATAAAGAATCTGATACATACGACGTCCCATTTGACGTTCCTGCAGTACCACCCACAGGGATGATCCACTGCAACATCATCGACGTTCTGTACACGCTTAAA GTCGAGGCCTGCATAGACGTGAACGAGTGGTACTACAGAATGTTTCAGAAGAACTTGAAACTACGAACAAATATAGTTGTCGGCACGGTACCACTTCAAAATTACGAGACACCGCAAAAAACAGTTGATGTGACGGAATCTTTTTCATTTCATCCCCCGTGTACCACGGCCACGGAAGAATATGCCGACGACGCGTTGTCGTTGAAAAACTCCACCAGGGAGGAAACTGCGAAACCATGTTTGTCTT TGCCGCTCTACGAGAAAAGTCAAATATATCGATCCTCGAAACCGGACAAAGATGATCCCACTGGAGATGAAGGTGATAGCGATGGAGAGGTCAAACCATACTCGCCCATGTATCGTGTGTACACATTCAAATCATCCCCGATGAAGACGCATTAA
- the Tum gene encoding rac GTPase activating protein tumbleweed encodes MTTSLSLLASHDEVVRCSNVLVNGGCEEEFLKFAINQEEMRQKWLASIQECQRLHSALEKAHQEAADLDRKLSHARRLLDEEKKRRRTAEEQRNSLERQIAMARDLLFNDGGRNLNDETREKLQFLNNTTLNGRNSNVHIKDVHQNDKLNTIAELDSTGSILSDLSCFSKSEDDLDVSAMISQSQKKREWKEHRPSGEYSAKKRRSTIQKAELNSSDRIIATTTVVMPKDGNITASSVIEAIPGDENADPQGPLHSSRKRRKSGDRSKSKLTPADTNEVQTDTAPSAPKMEVLTSGSDSEGVFKPSPNIGGYTLNTKSARGHSFIAKTVIKPEVCTPCDKRIRFGKVALKCKDCRATAHTECKDLVPLPCVPTGNTPTLRGTSGTIADYTPMIPPMVPSLVVHCINEVELRGMNEQGLYRVNGGSVEVKCLKEKFLKGKGAPNLSDVDIPTICSTLKDFLRSLREPLITVGLWADFVRATTITDKQDADAALYQAISELPQPNRDTLAFLILHLQRVSSSPECKMPISNLAKVFGPTLVGYSCQKPSPTSLLSETSNQVAIVESLLKIPSDYWANFVNPENLNGIGTHKPGELQHTPSQESLLKRSISRGFFNTPLTSSRTFMRKNKKYFMTPPSRGIF; translated from the exons ATGACTACGTCGTTATCGTTACTAGCAAGCCACGATGAGGTGGTTCGATGCTCAAATGTACTCGTAAATGGAGGATGTGAAGAAG AATTTTTAAAGTTTGCAATAAACCAAGAGGAAATGAGACAAAAATGGTTGGCGTCTATACAGGAGTGTCAACGTCTTCATTCAGCCTTAGAAAAAGCTCATCAGGAGGCAGCCGATTTAGATAGAAAATTAAGTCATGCTAGGAGACTTTTGgatgaagaaaagaaaaggagacgAACTGCTGAAGAACAGAGAAATTCATTG gaAAGACAAATTGCTATGGCTAGAGATCTCCTATTTAATGATGGTGGAAGGAATCTAAATGATGAAACTCGTGAAAAAttacaatttttaaataatacgaCATTAAATGGCCGTAACAGTAATGTGCACATCAAAGATGTACATCAAAATGATAA ATTAAATACTATAGCGGAGCTGGACTCCACTGGCTCTATTTTAAGTGATCTAAGTTGCTTTTCGAAATCAGAAGATGATTTAGATGTTAGTGCAATGATTTCGCAAAGCCAAAAGAAACGCGAGTGGAAGGAGCACCGACCTAGCGGTGAATATTCCGCAAAGAAACGTCGTAGCACAATACAAAAAGCAGAATTAAATTCATCAGATAGAATAATAGCCACAACTACTGTAGTGATGCCTAAAGACGGCAATATTACTGCATCTTCAGTAATTGAGGCTATACCTGGTGATGAAAATGCAGACCCACAGGGTCCTTTACATAGTTCACGCAAGAGACGTAAAAGCGGTGATCGTAGTAAATCAAAATTAACTCCTGCCGATACAAATGAAGTACAAACGGATACCGCT CCTTCTGCACCAAAAATGGAAGTACTTACATCAGGATCAGATTCTGAAGGTGTATTTAAACCTAGTCCCAATATAGGTGGTTATACTTTGAATACAAAATCTGCTAGAGGACATAGTTTTATAGCTAAAACAGTAATTAAACCAGAAGTCTGTACACCATGCGATAAGAG GATTCGTTTTGGAAAAGTAGCCTTAAAATGTAAAGACTGTAGAGCTACAGCTCATACAGAATGCAAGGACTTGGTGCCATTACCATGTGTACCCACTGGAAATACACCTACATTACGTGGCACTTCA GGAACAATAGCAGATTATACACCCATGATACCACCAATGGTACCATCATTAGTTGTTCATTGTATTAACGAAGTAGAATTAAGGGGAATGAATGAACAAGGACTCTACAGGGTAAATGGTGGTTCagtagaggtaaaatgtttgaaAGAAAAGTTCCTTAAGGGCAAAGGTGCTCCCAATCTCTCTGATGTTGATATACCTACGATATGTTCCACACTTAAAGATTTCCTCAG GTCATTACGAGAACCGTTAATTACTGTTGGACTATGGGCAGACTTTGTTCGTGCTACTACTATTACTGATAAACAAGATGCTGATGCGGCTTTGTATCAAGCTATTTCAGAGTTACCTCAACCTAACAGAGATACACTGGCTTTCCTAATCTTACATTTACAAAGAGTATCGAGTAGTCCTGAGTGTAAAATGCCAATAAGTAATTTAGCTAAGGTTTTTGGTCCAACATTAGTGGGTTATAGTTGCCAGAAACCATCACCTACTTCTCTGCTTTCGGAAACAAGTAACCAAGTTGCT ATAGTTGAAAGTCTGTTAAAAATACCTTCAGATTATTGGGCAAATTTTGTTAATCCTGAAAACCTAAATGGTATCGGAACCCATAAACCTGGAGAATTACAACACACACCATCTCAGGAATCTTTACTTAAGCGCAGTATTTCCCGCGGTTTCTTTAATACTCCACTCACTTCTAG TCGGACTTTTatgagaaaaaataaaaaatatttcatgaCTCCTCCTTCCAGAGGAATTTTCTAA
- the LOC143427843 gene encoding arrestin domain-containing protein 17 isoform X2, whose amino-acid sequence MEEKETETDQSIAATLAESIGFQRIDIVLDHPQKVYYSGHQISGSVHLNLNEPANALGIRLKCKGEAQVYFTDRSAGIRRKFSAFENYLHVETYLVGDGKEKSMITDGVYPFSLTLPENLPCSFEGRYGRVRYSIRALLDVTTIYRFSTNIIPFTVAPILDLNRDPLAPLPINVQQSKVYMGQTETLSVTMSLPVHGYVPGQTIPIKIVMNNPTTIVIKKIRVVFKKVVSYHSTEKTRKHKEIVVEVEQPVNKESDTYDVPFDVPAVPPTGMIHCNIIDVLYTLKVEACIDVNEWYYRMFQKNLKLRTNIVVGTVPLQNYETPQKTVDVTESFSFHPPCTTATEEYADDALSLKNSTREETAKPCLSLPLYEKSQIYRSSKPDKDDPTGDEGDSDGEVKPYSPMYRVYTFKSSPMKTH is encoded by the exons CATTGGCTTTCAACGCATCGATATCGTGCTCGATCATCCTCAGAAGGTCTATTACAGTGGACATCAGATCTCAGGGAGCGTTCACTTAAACCTGAACGAACCAGCGAATGCTTTGG GAATTAGACTTAAATGCAAAGGGGAAGCCCAGGTGTACTTCACCGATCGATCGGCCGGCATCCGACGTAAGTTTTCGGCGTTTGAGAATTATCTTCACGTGGAAACGTATCTGGTGGGCG ATGGTAAAGAAAAGTCTATGATAACCGACGGCGTCTACCCGTTCAGCTTAACACTTCCAGAGAACTTGCCGTGCAGCTTCGAAGGCCGATATGGACGGGTACGGTACTCGATTAGGGCATTGTTGGACGTAACGACCATTTATCGGTTTTCCACCAATATTATTCCATTCACGGTGGCTCCCATTCTTGACCTTAATCGAGATCCTCTCGCCCCC TTACCTATTAATGTACAACAATCGAAAGTGTACATGGGCCAAACGGAAACCCTCAGCGTTACCATGTCCCTTCCGGTTCACGGTTACGTACCTGGCCAAACCATACCAATTAAGATAGTCATGAACAACCCCACCACGATTGTGATTAAGAAAATCAGAGTcgtttttaaaaaa GTGGTGTCTTATCACTCGACGGAAAAGACGCGTAAGCACAAAGAAATCGTAGTAGAAGTAGAACAGCCCGTTAATAAAGAATCTGATACATACGACGTCCCATTTGACGTTCCTGCAGTACCACCCACAGGGATGATCCACTGCAACATCATCGACGTTCTGTACACGCTTAAA GTCGAGGCCTGCATAGACGTGAACGAGTGGTACTACAGAATGTTTCAGAAGAACTTGAAACTACGAACAAATATAGTTGTCGGCACGGTACCACTTCAAAATTACGAGACACCGCAAAAAACAGTTGATGTGACGGAATCTTTTTCATTTCATCCCCCGTGTACCACGGCCACGGAAGAATATGCCGACGACGCGTTGTCGTTGAAAAACTCCACCAGGGAGGAAACTGCGAAACCATGTTTGTCTT TGCCGCTCTACGAGAAAAGTCAAATATATCGATCCTCGAAACCGGACAAAGATGATCCCACTGGAGATGAAGGTGATAGCGATGGAGAGGTCAAACCATACTCGCCCATGTATCGTGTGTACACATTCAAATCATCCCCGATGAAGACGCATTAA
- the LOC143427843 gene encoding arrestin domain-containing protein 17 isoform X1, whose translation MEEKETETDQSIAATLAESIGFQRIDIVLDHPQKVYYSGHQISGSVHLNLNEPANALGIRLKCKGEAQVYFTDRSAGIRRKFSAFENYLHVETYLVGGKYTRAGSDCYMNAGCWINGFSSRVDGKEKSMITDGVYPFSLTLPENLPCSFEGRYGRVRYSIRALLDVTTIYRFSTNIIPFTVAPILDLNRDPLAPLPINVQQSKVYMGQTETLSVTMSLPVHGYVPGQTIPIKIVMNNPTTIVIKKIRVVFKKVVSYHSTEKTRKHKEIVVEVEQPVNKESDTYDVPFDVPAVPPTGMIHCNIIDVLYTLKVEACIDVNEWYYRMFQKNLKLRTNIVVGTVPLQNYETPQKTVDVTESFSFHPPCTTATEEYADDALSLKNSTREETAKPCLSLPLYEKSQIYRSSKPDKDDPTGDEGDSDGEVKPYSPMYRVYTFKSSPMKTH comes from the exons CATTGGCTTTCAACGCATCGATATCGTGCTCGATCATCCTCAGAAGGTCTATTACAGTGGACATCAGATCTCAGGGAGCGTTCACTTAAACCTGAACGAACCAGCGAATGCTTTGG GAATTAGACTTAAATGCAAAGGGGAAGCCCAGGTGTACTTCACCGATCGATCGGCCGGCATCCGACGTAAGTTTTCGGCGTTTGAGAATTATCTTCACGTGGAAACGTATCTGGTGGGCGGTAAGTATACACGAGCCGGTAGTGATTGTTACATGAACGCCGGATGTTGGATTAACGGATTCTCGTCACGAGTAGATGGTAAAGAAAAGTCTATGATAACCGACGGCGTCTACCCGTTCAGCTTAACACTTCCAGAGAACTTGCCGTGCAGCTTCGAAGGCCGATATGGACGGGTACGGTACTCGATTAGGGCATTGTTGGACGTAACGACCATTTATCGGTTTTCCACCAATATTATTCCATTCACGGTGGCTCCCATTCTTGACCTTAATCGAGATCCTCTCGCCCCC TTACCTATTAATGTACAACAATCGAAAGTGTACATGGGCCAAACGGAAACCCTCAGCGTTACCATGTCCCTTCCGGTTCACGGTTACGTACCTGGCCAAACCATACCAATTAAGATAGTCATGAACAACCCCACCACGATTGTGATTAAGAAAATCAGAGTcgtttttaaaaaa GTGGTGTCTTATCACTCGACGGAAAAGACGCGTAAGCACAAAGAAATCGTAGTAGAAGTAGAACAGCCCGTTAATAAAGAATCTGATACATACGACGTCCCATTTGACGTTCCTGCAGTACCACCCACAGGGATGATCCACTGCAACATCATCGACGTTCTGTACACGCTTAAA GTCGAGGCCTGCATAGACGTGAACGAGTGGTACTACAGAATGTTTCAGAAGAACTTGAAACTACGAACAAATATAGTTGTCGGCACGGTACCACTTCAAAATTACGAGACACCGCAAAAAACAGTTGATGTGACGGAATCTTTTTCATTTCATCCCCCGTGTACCACGGCCACGGAAGAATATGCCGACGACGCGTTGTCGTTGAAAAACTCCACCAGGGAGGAAACTGCGAAACCATGTTTGTCTT TGCCGCTCTACGAGAAAAGTCAAATATATCGATCCTCGAAACCGGACAAAGATGATCCCACTGGAGATGAAGGTGATAGCGATGGAGAGGTCAAACCATACTCGCCCATGTATCGTGTGTACACATTCAAATCATCCCCGATGAAGACGCATTAA